A single window of Providencia stuartii DNA harbors:
- a CDS encoding IS110-like element IS5075 family transposase, producing the protein MENIALIGIDLGKNSFHIHCQDHRGKAVYRKKFTRPKLIEFLVTCPATTIAMEACGGSHFMARKLAELGHFPKLISPQFVRPFVKSNKNDFVDAEAICEAASRPSMRFVQPRTESQQAMRALHRVRESLVQDKVKTTNQMHAFLLEFGISVPRGAAVISRLSTLLEDSSLPLYLSQLLLKLQQHYHYLVEQIKDLESQLKRKLDEDEVGQRLLSIPCVGTLTASTISTEIGDGKQYASSRDFAAATGLVPRQYSTGGRTTLLGISKRGNKKIRTLLVQCARVFIQKLEHQSGKLADWVRELLCRKSNFVVTCALANKLARIAWALTARQQTYEA; encoded by the coding sequence ATGGAAAACATTGCGCTTATTGGTATCGATCTGGGTAAGAACTCTTTCCATATTCATTGTCAGGATCATCGTGGGAAGGCCGTTTACCGTAAAAAATTCACCCGACCAAAGCTAATCGAATTTCTGGTGACATGCCCAGCAACAACCATCGCGATGGAAGCCTGTGGCGGTTCTCACTTTATGGCACGCAAGCTGGCAGAGTTAGGGCATTTTCCAAAGCTGATATCACCGCAATTTGTCCGCCCATTCGTTAAAAGCAACAAAAATGACTTCGTTGATGCTGAAGCTATCTGTGAAGCAGCATCACGTCCATCTATGCGTTTCGTGCAGCCCAGAACCGAATCTCAGCAGGCAATGCGAGCTCTGCATCGTGTCCGTGAATCCCTGGTTCAGGATAAGGTGAAAACAACTAATCAGATGCATGCTTTTCTGCTGGAATTTGGTATCAGCGTTCCGCGAGGTGCTGCCGTTATTAGTCGACTGAGTACCCTTCTTGAGGACAGTAGTTTGCCTCTTTATCTCAGCCAGTTACTGCTGAAATTACAACAGCATTATCACTATCTTGTTGAGCAGATTAAAGATCTGGAATCTCAGTTGAAACGAAAGTTGGACGAAGATGAGGTTGGACAGCGCTTGCTGAGTATTCCCTGCGTTGGAACGCTGACTGCCAGTACTATTTCAACTGAGATTGGCGACGGGAAGCAGTACGCCAGCAGCCGTGACTTTGCGGCGGCAACAGGGCTGGTACCCCGACAGTACAGCACGGGAGGTCGGACGACATTGTTAGGGATTAGCAAGCGGGGCAACAAAAAGATCCGAACTTTGTTGGTTCAGTGTGCCAGGGTATTCATACAAAAACTGGAACACCAGTCTGGCAAGTTGGCCGACTGGGTCAGGGAGTTGTTGTGTCGGAAAAGCAACTTTGTCGTCACCTGTGCTCTGGCAAACAAGCTGGCCAGAATAGCCTGGGCACTGACGGCGCGACAGCAAACTTACGAAGCATAA